Proteins co-encoded in one Deltaproteobacteria bacterium genomic window:
- a CDS encoding response regulator has product MSRAPDILVVDDEPRMCESLAYLLNTREYRVSTAHCGRDAIDLLSRGEFDLALLDIHLPDMMGHEIMDHINAHCPETVVIVITGNANLDSAVAALRRGAYDYLRKPFEFDELLRTVENALNQKRLKREKDSIHKRLNISEERYRYLVQNSPDIIYTLDPRGNFTFVSDAVERLLGFKSDQLVGKHYSTIVYEEDLDKAKWFFNERRTGPRASSGIELRLKVAESEDSRDCEIRHLTVELKSTGIYDRPPKEEGKRYLGTHGVIRDISERKRLQAQLQHAERMKALGTLSGGIAHDFNNLLMGIQGNISLMLMDTDAEHPHYVRLRNIEEYVKSGADLTRQLLGFARGGKYQVKAANLNELIRKSSEMFGRTRKEIRIHRELQEDLWPVEIDEGQIEQVLLNLYVNAWHAMPQGGDLYLETRNQRITEDEALTHMLEKGPYVRVSVRDTGVGMDEATQKRIFEPFFTTKEMGRGSGLGLASAYGIIQNHDGIIGVQSEKGKGSEFYIFLPASKKAVMEEEEPEKRVLNGTETVLLVDDEEMILEVGQAMLEKLGYRVITARSGMEAVEILKGADSSGDMAVGSRGASGSSRGGVSPDLVILDMIMPGMGGGETFDRLKAINPDIKVLLSSGYSVDGQASKILERGCNGFIQKPFNINELSEKMREILKEDNPLPRARRGEETMGFHMN; this is encoded by the coding sequence ATGTCACGAGCACCTGATATCCTGGTGGTTGATGACGAACCCCGGATGTGCGAGAGTCTGGCCTATCTCCTCAATACCCGGGAGTACCGTGTTTCCACGGCCCATTGCGGCCGCGATGCTATCGATCTCTTGTCCAGGGGCGAGTTTGACCTGGCCCTCCTGGATATCCACTTGCCGGACATGATGGGCCATGAAATCATGGACCACATCAATGCCCATTGTCCTGAAACCGTGGTTATCGTCATAACGGGAAATGCCAATCTGGATTCGGCTGTGGCGGCATTAAGAAGAGGAGCCTATGATTACCTCCGCAAGCCCTTTGAATTCGACGAGCTTCTCAGGACGGTCGAAAACGCCCTCAATCAAAAACGCCTGAAACGCGAGAAGGACAGCATCCACAAGCGGCTGAATATCTCCGAGGAACGGTATCGTTACCTCGTGCAGAATTCCCCCGACATCATTTATACCCTGGATCCCCGGGGGAACTTCACCTTTGTAAGTGATGCCGTGGAGCGTCTCCTCGGATTCAAGAGCGATCAACTGGTAGGCAAACATTACAGCACCATTGTATACGAAGAGGACCTGGACAAGGCGAAGTGGTTTTTCAATGAGAGGAGAACGGGTCCTCGGGCTTCCAGCGGAATCGAGTTGAGGTTAAAGGTCGCGGAAAGCGAGGATTCCAGAGATTGCGAGATCCGGCACCTCACCGTCGAGCTGAAATCAACGGGGATCTATGACCGTCCGCCCAAGGAGGAAGGCAAACGGTATCTCGGAACCCACGGGGTCATACGCGACATCAGTGAGCGGAAGAGACTTCAGGCCCAGCTCCAACACGCCGAGCGGATGAAGGCCCTGGGGACTCTCTCGGGGGGAATCGCTCATGACTTCAACAACCTGCTCATGGGTATCCAGGGAAACATATCCTTGATGTTGATGGATACCGATGCGGAGCATCCCCATTACGTGCGCCTGCGAAACATCGAGGAATATGTGAAGAGCGGCGCCGACCTGACGAGACAACTCCTCGGGTTCGCAAGGGGGGGGAAGTATCAGGTCAAGGCCGCGAACCTCAACGAATTGATCCGGAAGAGTTCAGAGATGTTCGGCAGGACCAGGAAAGAGATCCGGATCCACAGGGAACTGCAGGAGGACCTCTGGCCGGTGGAGATCGATGAGGGTCAGATCGAACAGGTGCTTCTGAATCTGTATGTCAATGCCTGGCACGCCATGCCCCAAGGGGGGGATCTCTATCTGGAGACCCGAAACCAGAGAATCACGGAGGATGAGGCCCTGACGCACATGCTGGAAAAAGGCCCCTATGTCAGGGTTTCCGTTCGGGATACGGGCGTGGGGATGGACGAGGCCACCCAGAAGAGGATCTTTGAACCCTTTTTCACCACCAAAGAGATGGGGCGGGGCTCGGGACTCGGTCTTGCTTCCGCCTACGGAATCATCCAGAACCACGACGGGATTATCGGTGTCCAGAGTGAAAAAGGCAAGGGTTCGGAGTTCTACATCTTTCTCCCGGCGTCGAAAAAGGCCGTTATGGAAGAAGAAGAACCCGAGAAAAGGGTGTTGAATGGAACGGAGACGGTTCTCCTTGTGGACGATGAGGAAATGATCCTCGAGGTAGGACAGGCGATGCTGGAAAAACTCGGCTACAGGGTCATAACGGCGCGAAGCGGAATGGAGGCGGTCGAGATCCTGAAGGGTGCGGATTCGTCAGGCGATATGGCGGTGGGAAGCAGGGGAGCTTCCGGCTCCAGTCGGGGCGGCGTTTCCCCGGACCTGGTCATCCTGGACATGATCATGCCTGGAATGGGGGGAGGAGAGACCTTTGATCGCCTGAAGGCCATTAATCCGGACATCAAGGTGCTCCTTTCAAGCGGCTACAGCGTGGACGGCCAGGCGAGCAAAATCCTTGAACGGGGCTGTAACGGCTTTATCCAGAAACCTTTCAATATAAATGAGCTTTCTGAAAAGATGAGAGAAATCCTGAAAGAAGACAATCCCCTCCCAAGGGCCCGTAGGGGTGAGGAGACCATGGGCTTTCATATGAATTGA
- the rfbC gene encoding dTDP-4-dehydrorhamnose 3,5-epimerase: MLVRNLDESIPGLLLVEPQVFRDRRGFFLETFHRDKYRAAGIRGPFLQDNHSHSVHGTLRGLHYQLRHPQGKLIYVVKGEIFDVAVDIRRGSPTFGRWAATILSSENKCQLYIPEGFAHGFSVLSESADIIYKCTDLYDPEDEYGILWSDPSIGIDWPLRDPILSDKDRRNPELKDVPVTFLPVLRP, encoded by the coding sequence ATGCTCGTCAGGAACCTTGATGAATCCATTCCCGGACTTCTTCTTGTTGAACCGCAGGTTTTCCGGGACCGCCGGGGCTTCTTCCTCGAAACCTTTCACCGGGACAAGTATAGGGCCGCAGGAATCAGGGGGCCGTTCCTCCAGGACAACCATTCCCACTCTGTGCACGGCACCCTCCGGGGTCTTCATTATCAGCTCCGGCATCCCCAGGGAAAACTGATATATGTGGTGAAGGGCGAGATCTTCGATGTGGCCGTGGATATCCGCAGGGGATCTCCCACCTTTGGGCGGTGGGCCGCCACCATCCTTTCTTCTGAAAATAAGTGTCAGCTTTATATCCCGGAAGGATTCGCCCACGGGTTTTCTGTATTGAGCGAATCGGCCGACATAATCTATAAGTGCACGGATCTTTATGATCCGGAAGATGAATACGGTATCCTGTGGTCCGACCCGTCGATCGGGATAGATTGGCCCCTAAGGGATCCGATTCTCTCCGACAAGGACCGCCGGAATCCAGAGTTGAAGGATGTCCCTGTCACCTTCCTGCCGGTTCTCAGGCCCTGA
- the rfbA gene encoding glucose-1-phosphate thymidylyltransferase RfbA has product MKGIILAGGSGTRLFPITRVVSKQLMPVYDKPMVYYPLSVLMLAGIREILVISTPWDLPRFRELLGDGSRYGLTLSYEEQPRPEGLAQAFLIGKDFIGKDPVCLVLGDNIFYGHGLPRRLRACARLEKGGIIFGYPVKEPQRYGVVRFDSKGRVTDIEEKPEKPASRWAVPGLYFYDNRVVRIAEELKPSARGELEITDVNLAYLRRGELRVELLGRGFAWLDTGTHESLQQAANFVQAIQDRQGLKISSIEEIAFRLGYIDLEQLEELAREMIQNEYGRYLMEIVEEEKRGLEDHARQEP; this is encoded by the coding sequence ATGAAAGGCATAATCTTGGCCGGGGGTTCAGGGACCCGGCTTTTCCCCATCACTCGTGTGGTGAGCAAGCAGCTCATGCCGGTCTACGATAAACCCATGGTCTACTATCCCCTATCGGTTCTGATGCTCGCCGGTATCAGGGAGATCCTGGTCATTTCCACCCCCTGGGATCTTCCACGGTTCCGGGAACTTCTCGGTGACGGTTCCCGTTACGGCCTAACCCTTTCCTACGAGGAGCAGCCGAGGCCTGAGGGGTTGGCCCAGGCCTTTCTGATCGGAAAGGATTTCATCGGCAAGGATCCGGTCTGCCTGGTCCTGGGGGACAACATTTTTTACGGGCACGGGTTGCCGCGGCGGCTTAGGGCCTGTGCCCGGCTGGAGAAGGGCGGAATCATTTTCGGTTATCCGGTAAAAGAGCCCCAGCGATACGGCGTGGTCAGGTTCGATTCTAAGGGACGGGTGACGGATATCGAGGAAAAACCTGAAAAACCTGCATCCCGCTGGGCCGTCCCCGGACTCTATTTTTACGATAACAGGGTCGTGCGTATTGCTGAGGAGTTGAAACCCTCGGCCCGGGGGGAACTGGAGATCACCGATGTCAACCTTGCCTATCTTCGAAGAGGGGAACTGCGGGTGGAGCTCCTGGGAAGGGGGTTCGCCTGGCTGGATACAGGGACCCATGAATCTCTCCAGCAGGCGGCGAATTTTGTTCAGGCGATACAGGATCGACAGGGCCTCAAGATCTCCAGTATCGAGGAAATCGCTTTTCGACTGGGCTATATCGACCTTGAGCAACTGGAGGAACTGGCCCGGGAGATGATACAGAACGAATACGGCCGCTACCTCATGGAAATCGTGGAAGAGGAAAAGAGGGGACTTGAAGACCATGCTCGTCAGGAACCTTGA
- a CDS encoding helix-turn-helix transcriptional regulator, producing MACHEGIKKAVRFIRNHFREPLTLDQVAMESGMSKYHFARVFKVSTGMTFKEYHNRRRIEEAKALLCNRTMRVTDVCYEVGFNDISYFDRVFRRLVGVNPTSYKRRPETTSSDFSSPAKEKGNFVQIKGNIIQAFQK from the coding sequence ATGGCCTGCCATGAAGGAATCAAGAAGGCGGTACGTTTTATAAGGAATCATTTCAGGGAGCCGTTGACCCTTGATCAGGTGGCGATGGAGAGCGGCATGAGCAAATATCACTTTGCAAGGGTCTTCAAGGTTTCTACAGGCATGACTTTCAAGGAATACCACAACCGGAGACGGATCGAGGAGGCGAAGGCCCTGTTGTGTAATCGTACGATGCGGGTGACTGACGTGTGTTATGAGGTGGGATTCAATGACATCTCTTATTTTGACCGGGTTTTCAGGCGTCTGGTAGGCGTCAACCCCACTTCATATAAGAGGCGTCCGGAAACAACATCATCCGATTTTTCTTCTCCCGCAAAGGAAAAAGGCAATTTTGTGCAAATAAAAGGCAATATCATCCAAGCATTTCAAAAATAA
- a CDS encoding HDOD domain-containing protein codes for MNVQSPLFEQISTLKNLPSLPHILLKLFEACNREDSSLKEISGIVGKDPSLSARMLRLVNSAYFGLSQKIDDIGQAVVLVGIRGVKNMAVCACVYEAFRGTRGNGIFNLKRFWWHSLRCAFLAREISERVHYGHPDEAFMSGLLHDMGKLVLWVNFREAYEDLLKRSSGRLNLLLEGEARLGATHCEVGAWLLHKWNLQSLVSDPVLYHHESPGRIMHSLPLVQIVYVANALCQESGSVSAEGEKMARMILGLSGEEIGEFLAHSDREALDVARSLEIEIDTSEDPGTESGEKDLKVRKALVQEVKNVSLLVGTLQAYLEVDDLSGILDVASQGLEILFDVKSALFFLLDPEKDFLIGYLRSSEGGFVSSHDLSVSLKMKDSLPVKSLEEGRAMDSFSAQVHSPPMILDEQVVRLLGKEGIFCHPMVVQGESVGVLVLGVDRSELSRLTSQTDLLNVFVQKGALALRLEYLRRSRLKTIQRERIDASTDLARKIIHEVNNPLGIIKNYLKILGIKLAEQDIAQEEIRIINEEIDRVSQLLQELSGLTREKPHQRENVEINALLLDILKLARESLLKNSKIELQLDLERSLPKVVAEKNGLKQVFINLIKNAAEAMKDGGNLRIQTRHIQGAGGGPGSGKGAADKGCVEVTFRDNGPGIPEEIREKLFDPYVGTKGEGHSGLGLSVAHNIIKSFRGSITCESETGAGTVFRIELPVSSD; via the coding sequence ATGAATGTTCAAAGCCCTCTTTTTGAGCAGATTTCCACCCTGAAAAATCTCCCTTCCCTTCCCCATATCCTCTTGAAGCTTTTTGAGGCCTGCAACCGGGAAGACAGCAGCCTCAAGGAGATCTCGGGAATCGTCGGCAAGGACCCATCCCTGAGCGCAAGAATGCTCAGGTTGGTCAATTCCGCCTATTTCGGATTGTCGCAAAAAATAGACGATATCGGGCAGGCCGTCGTTCTCGTGGGGATCAGGGGCGTGAAAAATATGGCCGTCTGCGCTTGCGTCTACGAGGCCTTCAGGGGAACCCGGGGAAACGGAATCTTCAATCTCAAACGGTTCTGGTGGCACTCCCTGAGATGCGCTTTCCTGGCCAGGGAGATTTCCGAAAGAGTGCATTACGGCCATCCTGACGAAGCCTTTATGTCAGGCCTGCTCCATGACATGGGCAAGCTGGTCCTATGGGTCAATTTCAGGGAAGCATACGAGGATCTCCTGAAAAGGTCCAGCGGCCGGCTCAATCTCCTACTGGAAGGGGAAGCCCGCTTGGGGGCGACCCATTGTGAAGTCGGGGCCTGGCTTCTCCACAAGTGGAATCTTCAATCTCTCGTCTCTGACCCTGTGCTTTACCACCACGAGAGTCCGGGGCGGATCATGCATTCCCTTCCCCTGGTTCAGATTGTCTATGTGGCCAATGCTCTGTGCCAGGAGTCCGGATCAGTGTCGGCGGAAGGTGAAAAGATGGCGCGGATGATCCTGGGTTTGAGTGGAGAAGAAATCGGGGAATTTCTCGCCCATTCGGACCGGGAGGCCCTGGACGTGGCCCGTTCCCTCGAGATAGAGATCGACACTTCGGAGGATCCGGGGACGGAATCCGGAGAGAAAGACCTGAAGGTGCGTAAGGCCCTTGTCCAGGAAGTCAAAAATGTTTCTCTTCTCGTCGGCACTCTCCAGGCTTACCTGGAAGTCGATGATCTGAGTGGCATCCTGGATGTGGCATCACAGGGATTGGAAATCCTTTTTGACGTGAAAAGTGCGCTGTTTTTCCTCCTGGATCCTGAAAAGGATTTCCTCATCGGGTATCTTCGCAGCAGCGAGGGCGGGTTCGTTTCAAGCCATGACCTCTCGGTTTCGTTGAAGATGAAGGACAGCCTGCCGGTGAAGAGCCTGGAAGAAGGTCGGGCGATGGATTCTTTCAGCGCACAGGTGCACTCCCCTCCCATGATCCTGGACGAGCAAGTGGTTCGGCTGCTGGGAAAGGAGGGGATCTTCTGCCATCCCATGGTGGTCCAGGGAGAATCCGTGGGGGTTCTGGTCCTGGGAGTGGATCGAAGTGAATTATCCCGGCTTACCAGTCAAACCGATCTTTTGAACGTATTCGTGCAAAAGGGAGCCCTTGCCCTCAGGCTGGAGTACTTGAGACGCAGCCGCCTGAAGACCATCCAGCGCGAGCGTATCGATGCTTCGACTGACCTGGCGCGCAAGATCATCCATGAAGTGAACAACCCCCTTGGCATTATCAAGAATTATCTCAAGATCCTGGGAATCAAGCTGGCCGAGCAGGATATAGCCCAGGAGGAGATCCGGATCATCAACGAGGAGATCGATCGGGTATCCCAGCTTCTCCAGGAACTCTCCGGACTCACCCGGGAGAAGCCCCACCAGAGGGAAAATGTGGAGATCAACGCTTTGCTTCTGGATATTCTCAAGCTCGCGAGGGAATCCCTCCTGAAAAATTCCAAGATTGAGCTCCAACTCGACCTGGAGCGGTCCCTGCCTAAGGTCGTGGCCGAAAAGAACGGACTCAAGCAGGTTTTCATCAACCTGATCAAGAACGCAGCCGAGGCCATGAAGGATGGAGGAAACCTTCGCATACAGACCCGGCATATACAGGGAGCCGGCGGAGGGCCTGGATCAGGGAAAGGAGCTGCCGACAAGGGATGCGTGGAGGTGACCTTCCGGGACAACGGCCCCGGCATACCCGAGGAGATCCGGGAAAAGCTGTTTGATCCTTATGTCGGAACCAAGGGCGAGGGGCATTCGGGTCTGGGTCTTTCCGTTGCCCACAACATCATTAAGTCCTTCAGGGGCAGCATCACTTGCGAGAGTGAAACGGGTGCCGGAACAGTATTCCGAATCGAGTTGCCCGTTTCGAGTGATTAG